The genomic interval TTTATGGTAAAAATCGTTTAAAAGAAACAATCAATGAAAATAAAAATAAAAAATTAAACGATATAATAAACGAAATTACCAAAGACATTGATAAATTTTGCAATAACAGCGAACAATATGACGATATAACAATGCTAATTATCAAGTATAACGGGTGGGTAGAAAATGAATGCTAAAGAACTTTTCAAATCACCAAAATTTATCGTATTAATATCCATGGCGATAAATATAATACTTATCCTAATCGGAGATATCTGGTTTGATAATAATTATATTCATTTAGAATTATCCGCTTTACTTATATTGAGTTTATTATTAGGCCCCTATGCAATATTAGGATTCAGCATAGTTGAACTTCTATACTGGATTTTAGTCTTGGGCATGAATGATGTAACAGTTATCATACTAAGTTTATCATCCATATTTGTATTAGGGATAATGCCTTGGAAATTATGGTACATGACAAAATCTAAAAGAGGTTTTGAAATACCTAATATGAACAGTTTTTACAGCTTTGCTAAAATAATTATTATTGTATTATTCATGATTTTGCAAGCATACATATTCTCTAATCAAATATTCAATGAAACTTTCGGATTAAACCTTGAAACTTTTTACATGATTTTTATATTAGGATTAATCCTGCTACTATTGGGTATGGGAGTATTTGGAATACTAAATATTGCAGTATATACTCCAAAACAAATTAAAAAAGTTATGCCAGATCGATTATATGATTTAGCATTGGTAATTGCAATAATTCTTTCCATAGCCACATTGAATAATCCAAATAATCTTTGTTTATTTTTAATTTTAATATTGTACGCAATATTTTTAATTAAACCACTTAACAAAGATGTTTTTAAAATAAACAATATTCAGAAACTTACAATATTCTATAAGGCATTTATTTCAATATTCATTATTTTAATAATAATCCCTACATTCCTGTTATTATCATTAACAGGACTTGGAATTTACGAACATGGAAATACATCTGAATTTTTAAATTATTTGGTTCTTTTATCAGGGTTCTTCTTGGCAATTCTAATACCTTTAGTTATTTACATGTACTTTTTGGAAAAACAAGTTATAAACCCAATCAATCAATTATCTGCATATCTATTTGAAGAGATAAATGATGATGATGTTGATTTAGATAATCTAGTTAATAATTTAAATTCCATTACCGTAAATAATGAAATAAAATCATT from Methanobrevibacter sp. carries:
- a CDS encoding PP2C family protein-serine/threonine phosphatase, which codes for MNAKELFKSPKFIVLISMAINIILILIGDIWFDNNYIHLELSALLILSLLLGPYAILGFSIVELLYWILVLGMNDVTVIILSLSSIFVLGIMPWKLWYMTKSKRGFEIPNMNSFYSFAKIIIIVLFMILQAYIFSNQIFNETFGLNLETFYMIFILGLILLLLGMGVFGILNIAVYTPKQIKKVMPDRLYDLALVIAIILSIATLNNPNNLCLFLILILYAIFLIKPLNKDVFKINNIQKLTIFYKAFISIFIILIIIPTFLLLSLTGLGIYEHGNTSEFLNYLVLLSGFFLAILIPLVIYMYFLEKQVINPINQLSAYLFEEINDDDVDLDNLVNNLNSITVNNEIKSLSESMLNMEKEFVDYRENLLDVTKEKERYETELKLAHEIQYAMNPTDFEKFNENNNLSLWGFMKSAHAVGGDFYDYFKIDEENIGFVIGDVSGKGVPTTLILVKTMTLIRDYATYYSDLSDVLYEVNNELCKDNVKELFVGCLLGKLNIKTGELCYVNAGHRKPLIRQNDGDFEYLNEKPGLLLAGMENIDYKKHTIHLKPNDTLFLYTDGVTYANDGNNRHYGERNLQKILNQNKDNELNIIIKSIEDDINKFCNNKELSDDIAMLIIKMKE